Proteins from a single region of Paenibacillus sp. BIHB 4019:
- a CDS encoding FAD-dependent oxidoreductase, with the protein MANIPALPTYPEPLWMKSAESLPSYPKLEENIESDVVVVGGGISGITTGYLLAKAGLRVVLLEASTLFSGTTGHTTAKITAQHDIIYDALIKQEGYEKAELYYKANADALQFIRDTVNEHGIECGFTEQDAYVYSKTDSYLSKLQDEMAAYERLGITGYYVDHIPLTNIPAIAAVVMKKQAQFHPLQYLSALAGKFVEAGGRIYEHSTATDIQQDKHPVVATANGCQITCDRVVICSHFPFFDGYGFFFARMHAERSYALAVKSKVNYPGGMYLSAEEPKRSIRSATDLDGSPLLIIGGQNHKTGQGICTINHYETLQRFAAESFGTESISYRWSAQDLVTGDKLPYIGRITENNPNIFIASGFKKWGMTTGTAAALLIRDLVQEHDNPYTQLFAPSRSLSLSTLKNLVVDNLDVAKHLVSGKVEMVHRKPHELNSDEGAVVSVHGRRAGAYRDSEGKLHVVDTTCTHMGCEVEWNDGERTWDCPCHGSRFSITGTVLEGPAERPLKTIEVSG; encoded by the coding sequence ATGGCAAATATCCCAGCACTACCTACATACCCAGAGCCTTTATGGATGAAATCGGCAGAGAGTCTTCCTTCCTACCCTAAGCTGGAGGAGAATATCGAATCCGATGTTGTTGTGGTTGGAGGGGGCATTTCAGGAATAACGACAGGATACTTGCTCGCGAAAGCAGGGTTGCGAGTCGTTCTATTGGAGGCCAGCACTCTCTTCAGTGGGACAACCGGTCATACAACTGCTAAAATAACCGCTCAGCATGACATTATTTACGATGCGCTTATTAAACAAGAGGGTTATGAGAAAGCAGAACTCTATTACAAAGCCAATGCAGACGCGCTTCAATTTATTCGAGATACGGTCAATGAACATGGGATTGAATGCGGCTTCACCGAGCAGGATGCCTACGTGTATTCAAAGACAGATTCTTACCTGTCGAAGCTTCAAGACGAAATGGCCGCTTATGAAAGGCTCGGTATAACCGGATACTATGTTGACCACATTCCTTTGACGAATATTCCGGCAATAGCAGCCGTCGTCATGAAGAAGCAGGCACAATTCCATCCTTTGCAATATTTGAGCGCGCTTGCCGGCAAGTTCGTCGAGGCTGGTGGCCGGATCTACGAACATTCAACGGCAACAGATATTCAACAGGATAAACACCCCGTCGTCGCAACAGCTAATGGCTGCCAAATCACTTGTGATCGCGTCGTCATCTGCTCCCACTTTCCCTTCTTTGACGGATATGGCTTCTTTTTCGCCAGAATGCATGCGGAGCGTTCCTATGCCCTTGCCGTAAAAAGTAAGGTTAACTATCCAGGCGGCATGTATCTTAGCGCGGAGGAGCCAAAACGTTCCATCCGCAGCGCTACGGACCTGGACGGCTCTCCGCTCTTGATTATTGGCGGTCAGAACCATAAAACAGGACAAGGGATTTGTACGATCAACCATTATGAAACGCTGCAGCGGTTTGCAGCAGAGAGCTTCGGAACGGAAAGCATTTCATATCGCTGGTCAGCGCAAGATTTAGTGACTGGAGACAAATTGCCTTATATAGGCCGTATTACGGAGAATAATCCGAATATCTTCATCGCCTCCGGCTTCAAAAAATGGGGAATGACAACAGGCACCGCAGCGGCTCTTCTCATACGTGACCTTGTTCAGGAGCACGACAATCCGTATACCCAGCTTTTCGCGCCATCCCGTTCCCTGTCTCTCAGCACGCTGAAAAATCTCGTCGTGGACAATTTGGACGTAGCCAAACATCTAGTCAGCGGTAAAGTAGAAATGGTGCATCGAAAGCCTCATGAGCTGAATTCGGACGAAGGTGCCGTAGTCAGCGTGCATGGCCGCCGAGCAGGCGCTTACCGCGATTCGGAAGGAAAACTGCATGTCGTAGATACGACATGCACGCATATGGGCTGCGAAGTGGAGTGGAATGACGGGGAGCGAACATGGGACTGTCCTTGCCATGGATCCCGCTTTTCGATAACAGGCACAGTACTTGAAGGTCCGGCAGAAAGGCCGCTTAAGACGATTGAAGTTAGCGGTTAA
- a CDS encoding glycoside hydrolase family 2 TIM barrel-domain containing protein, which yields MYRTETLLMNGWEFTLNEPVDDNFEPVHLPHDWAITAPIVRHMKQGEPQGFRDRWGIGWYRKTLVLEEKKEGHVYQLQFDGIYENSTVWVNGIAVGGRKYGYSRFTLNITDAVHAGDNLIQVKVDNTSMPADRWYSGAGIYRTVKLLTLPEKHLNPEHIQVVTKIEGNSAVVKIHTGAAALVSANMTNGRLSYTGESDNGSITIDIPSPKLWSPEQPQLYNVELTLHEDKQISDIYKLRIGIRTIEMVAGKGMYLNGQLTKIKGFCVHQDAGSLGIAVTPEIWRERFLKFKEMGCNAVRVSHHIPASELLDLCDELGLLVYEEPFDKWTGGSYRRYFETEWQRDLECMVRRDRNHPCIFMWGVGNEVENQGQASMLSILKMLKDHLLTLDDTRPVSYAMNPHFKYEDNVDLSKVEDIQQFVDTESDTEIYDQDERIERIRRIAEIVDVISCNYQEQWYPGIHKVVPDKLILGTETYQFFRGHPEQMQNFSDEVPWMDVEKHDYVIGGMLWTGIDYLGESMGYPAKGWAGSLFWTNNERKPLSYLYESYWSEKPMVYFAVQDYSLQDEGVKQHWDAPRYASHWNFQQFNKTVIPYMIASNCEEVQLELNGKQYHVKQPSSYPSRMITGYLPYLPGTVIVRGFNGGQEACSYTLQTAGPTVKLSFDEETVKLPAKDGYHRLLTVRAIDQEGTPVFRESAKVTFQVNGPAEIVRVDNGDLCSSEPYDRNWMHMYRGCVSTIIRLSGEKGRIVLTAYADGLYSAEVVVLVI from the coding sequence ATGTACAGAACCGAAACACTATTGATGAATGGTTGGGAATTTACATTAAATGAGCCAGTAGACGATAACTTTGAGCCCGTTCATTTGCCCCACGACTGGGCGATAACCGCTCCGATCGTTAGGCATATGAAGCAGGGCGAACCACAAGGGTTCAGGGATAGATGGGGGATCGGCTGGTACAGAAAAACTTTAGTTTTAGAGGAGAAAAAGGAAGGTCATGTCTATCAGCTGCAATTCGACGGCATATACGAGAACAGTACGGTATGGGTGAATGGCATTGCTGTAGGAGGCAGGAAATATGGTTATTCCAGATTCACCCTTAATATTACGGATGCCGTCCATGCGGGCGATAATCTGATTCAGGTCAAAGTGGATAATACATCTATGCCAGCGGACAGATGGTATTCGGGAGCAGGTATATACCGGACGGTCAAGCTGTTGACCTTGCCAGAAAAACATTTGAATCCGGAGCATATACAAGTAGTCACGAAGATTGAAGGCAACAGCGCAGTGGTGAAGATTCATACCGGGGCCGCTGCCTTAGTGAGTGCAAATATGACAAACGGAAGACTGTCGTATACGGGAGAGTCTGACAACGGCAGCATTACGATTGATATTCCGTCTCCGAAGCTGTGGAGTCCCGAGCAGCCGCAACTCTACAACGTGGAATTGACTCTGCACGAGGACAAACAGATTTCAGACATATACAAGCTGCGTATCGGCATTCGGACGATTGAAATGGTTGCAGGCAAAGGGATGTATTTGAACGGTCAATTGACAAAAATCAAAGGTTTCTGCGTGCATCAAGATGCCGGATCTCTCGGTATAGCTGTCACGCCCGAAATTTGGAGAGAGCGATTCCTTAAGTTCAAGGAAATGGGATGCAACGCTGTACGCGTCTCTCATCACATCCCGGCTTCGGAGCTGCTGGATCTTTGCGATGAGCTGGGGCTGCTAGTCTATGAGGAGCCATTCGACAAGTGGACGGGCGGGTCTTATCGGAGATACTTCGAGACGGAGTGGCAGCGCGATTTGGAATGTATGGTGCGAAGAGACAGGAATCATCCCTGTATTTTCATGTGGGGCGTCGGCAACGAAGTGGAGAACCAAGGACAGGCTTCCATGCTGAGCATCTTGAAAATGCTTAAGGATCATCTTCTAACGCTTGACGATACAAGGCCTGTCTCCTACGCGATGAACCCGCACTTCAAATATGAGGACAACGTCGATCTCTCCAAAGTAGAGGATATTCAGCAGTTCGTGGATACGGAGAGTGATACGGAAATTTACGATCAGGACGAGAGAATTGAACGAATCCGGCGGATCGCCGAAATTGTCGATGTCATCAGCTGCAACTATCAGGAGCAATGGTATCCCGGCATCCATAAAGTTGTTCCTGACAAGCTGATTCTGGGTACGGAGACGTATCAATTTTTCAGGGGACATCCCGAGCAAATGCAAAATTTCAGTGACGAGGTGCCATGGATGGACGTGGAGAAGCACGATTACGTCATCGGCGGAATGCTCTGGACGGGCATCGACTATTTGGGCGAATCCATGGGATATCCTGCGAAAGGATGGGCCGGTTCATTATTTTGGACGAACAATGAACGCAAGCCGTTGTCCTATCTATACGAAAGCTACTGGTCGGAAAAGCCAATGGTATATTTTGCTGTACAGGATTACTCCTTGCAGGACGAGGGCGTCAAGCAGCATTGGGATGCTCCCCGATACGCGAGCCATTGGAATTTCCAGCAATTCAACAAAACGGTCATTCCGTATATGATCGCGTCTAACTGCGAGGAAGTGCAGCTAGAGCTTAATGGCAAGCAGTACCATGTAAAGCAACCTTCCTCTTACCCTAGCCGTATGATTACGGGTTACCTTCCCTATTTGCCCGGCACCGTGATAGTTAGAGGGTTCAACGGCGGACAAGAGGCCTGTAGCTATACGCTGCAAACAGCCGGCCCTACGGTGAAACTGAGCTTCGATGAAGAAACAGTCAAATTGCCAGCCAAGGATGGTTACCATCGTTTGTTAACTGTCCGGGCAATCGACCAAGAGGGGACGCCCGTATTTCGTGAAAGCGCCAAGGTCACCTTCCAAGTTAATGGACCTGCCGAGATTGTGCGAGTAGATAACGGAGACTTGTGTTCCAGCGAGCCCTATGACCGAAATTGGATGCATATGTACCGAGGCTGCGTCAGCACAATTATTCGATTATCGGGAGAAAAGGGCCGTATTGTATTAACGGCTTACGCAGACGGGTTGTATTCTGCCGAGGTTGTCGTTCTAGTCATTTAA
- a CDS encoding AraC family transcriptional regulator: protein MTKRYIPVLTELDRELPYYVVQAGQHWLQENVIRPQGYLYQWIQCVEGEGELIVEGKVYRVKEGMAMLLFQGVPHEYYAVSSSWIVDWIVFDGHQVQSFLNRIAGISASGVYYVSRPEALLARIRNVLDIGQSNAGLKGIQCSGVMYSLLTDIVQYASVLPNHSATSLNFKLKPLFDYMEQNFRQPLTLEILAEVIDVTPQHLCTVFKKTTGIRIFQYIHSVRIKKSKELLLQHSQMQVKEIAYLSGFEDANYFCSVFKKLEQITPSQYRNIHF from the coding sequence ATGACGAAAAGATATATTCCAGTGCTGACTGAATTAGACAGAGAACTGCCTTATTATGTTGTACAGGCCGGTCAGCATTGGCTGCAGGAGAATGTCATACGCCCCCAAGGCTATTTATATCAGTGGATTCAATGCGTTGAAGGAGAAGGGGAATTAATAGTCGAAGGCAAGGTCTACCGGGTAAAGGAAGGAATGGCTATGCTTCTATTTCAGGGAGTTCCCCATGAGTATTATGCAGTAAGCTCCTCCTGGATCGTCGACTGGATCGTCTTTGACGGCCATCAAGTGCAATCGTTTTTGAACCGCATTGCTGGCATCTCAGCATCCGGCGTATATTATGTCTCCAGGCCTGAGGCGCTGTTGGCCAGAATAAGGAATGTCCTTGATATTGGGCAGTCGAACGCCGGATTAAAGGGTATCCAATGCTCTGGAGTGATGTACTCCCTGCTTACAGATATTGTGCAATATGCATCGGTCCTCCCCAACCATAGCGCCACCAGCCTCAATTTCAAGCTTAAGCCGCTGTTCGATTACATGGAGCAGAACTTCCGCCAGCCGCTCACGCTGGAAATCTTGGCCGAGGTCATCGACGTTACGCCGCAGCATTTATGTACCGTTTTCAAAAAAACAACCGGTATACGTATTTTTCAATATATTCATTCCGTAAGGATTAAAAAAAGCAAGGAGCTTCTCCTGCAGCATTCTCAAATGCAAGTGAAGGAAATTGCTTATCTTAGCGGCTTTGAAGATGCCAACTATTTCTGCTCTGTCTTTAAAAAGCTGGAACAAATTACACCGAGCCAGTACAGGAACATACATTTTTGA
- a CDS encoding sugar O-acetyltransferase, with amino-acid sequence MNIEEIKRMVNSGDMYDDAGKDVAALRTHAISECRKYNHKVNTNDDYDMSIFKELFAEVGENVYIESNFRCEFGFNISIGNDVYINHDMIILDCNEVKIGNDVYIGPRAGLYAANHAEDPFERSEKGVYSAPIILEDNVWLGGDVKITQGVTIGKNSIIGAGSVVTKDIPPNSIAAGVPCKVIRPVKFSDNPWRRPAE; translated from the coding sequence ATGAATATCGAAGAAATTAAAAGGATGGTTAATTCTGGTGACATGTATGATGATGCCGGAAAAGACGTAGCCGCACTTCGAACGCATGCTATTTCGGAATGTCGGAAGTACAATCATAAAGTCAATACTAATGATGACTACGACATGTCCATTTTTAAAGAGTTGTTTGCCGAAGTGGGGGAAAATGTGTACATTGAGTCTAATTTCCGCTGCGAGTTTGGCTTTAATATTTCCATCGGAAATGATGTATACATTAATCATGACATGATTATCCTCGATTGCAATGAAGTGAAAATAGGCAACGATGTATATATTGGACCGAGAGCGGGACTGTATGCAGCCAATCATGCGGAGGACCCTTTTGAACGGTCAGAAAAAGGGGTGTATTCGGCGCCAATCATTCTGGAAGATAACGTATGGCTTGGCGGAGACGTAAAGATTACTCAAGGCGTGACCATCGGTAAAAATAGCATTATCGGAGCGGGGAGTGTAGTGACTAAAGATATTCCGCCGAATTCGATCGCTGCCGGAGTTCCGTGTAAAGTCATTAGACCGGTTAAATTCTCTGACAATCCATGGAGAAGACCCGCTGAATGA
- a CDS encoding AraC family transcriptional regulator: MNLILDNQHLDHTLYEKIQHGQKDFPIQFYIDELYTFENKKFPLHWHFELEFFIVQDGPLRAQIGNQFIELSPGDGIFVNGNTLHSFEQVHKEDRCKCPNIVFSAEMIAPHSSIIFQKYVLPILINSDLPYFVLYAGIPWHKEILNKLSSIFSLLHQYGLKSPFGDFPYLPLNTEHREEACFEMQVQCVLNQIWQSIYRHLDQIPKIAQTQKAIQYQVRLQKMLAFIHQNYRFEVSLQHISLAANISKSEASRCFHSFLNCSPIEYLLQHRVESSKHLLSYTAYNIQEISLECGFNSPSYFIKIFKRNTGMTPREYRANSNST; the protein is encoded by the coding sequence ATGAATTTGATTTTAGACAACCAGCATCTAGACCATACGCTTTATGAAAAAATTCAACATGGCCAAAAGGATTTCCCCATTCAATTTTATATAGATGAGCTTTACACATTTGAAAATAAAAAATTTCCGCTGCATTGGCATTTTGAATTGGAATTTTTCATCGTACAAGATGGTCCCCTGCGAGCTCAAATCGGTAATCAATTCATAGAGCTAAGTCCAGGGGATGGCATTTTTGTTAATGGAAATACGTTACATTCTTTTGAACAGGTTCATAAAGAAGATAGGTGCAAATGTCCTAACATTGTGTTCTCTGCAGAGATGATTGCACCCCATTCAAGTATCATCTTTCAAAAATATGTCCTGCCTATCCTCATAAATTCGGATTTGCCTTATTTTGTTCTGTATGCTGGTATTCCTTGGCACAAAGAAATTTTAAATAAGCTTTCGTCTATTTTTTCCTTATTGCATCAATATGGCCTGAAGAGTCCTTTTGGCGACTTTCCCTATCTCCCTTTAAATACTGAGCATCGGGAAGAAGCGTGTTTTGAAATGCAGGTGCAATGCGTTTTGAATCAAATTTGGCAATCCATCTACAGGCACTTGGATCAAATTCCTAAAATCGCTCAAACTCAAAAAGCTATCCAATACCAGGTACGATTGCAAAAAATGCTGGCGTTTATTCATCAGAATTATAGGTTTGAGGTTTCGCTTCAGCATATTTCGCTTGCAGCCAATATAAGTAAAAGTGAAGCGTCCCGCTGCTTCCATTCCTTTCTGAACTGTTCGCCCATCGAATATTTGCTGCAGCATCGTGTTGAGTCATCCAAACATTTGTTAAGCTATACCGCCTATAATATCCAAGAAATCTCCTTAGAATGCGGCTTTAATTCGCCTAGTTATTTTATTAAAATATTCAAAAGGAACACAGGGATGACACCAAGAGAATATAGAGCAAACAGCAATAGCACCTAG
- a CDS encoding GNAT family N-acetyltransferase, translating to MDSVNHEANKLKVTVRLCGIEEKFIINNIYPLYLHDLSEVWEHKINRYGVFENDDTRTLIEQNRVFDIWWEHPNVLFPYLIIVDDIPAGLAFVATPPFTPCPPYIDYYMNEFFLLRYYRGKGVGEEAVRQIIEKMPGQWEVQTNPTERNERAKRFWRRTLNTCTNGKYSEELGHHPEVGEMLVFRFSTSSNQG from the coding sequence ATGGATAGCGTTAATCATGAAGCAAATAAGTTAAAGGTTACCGTTCGACTATGCGGTATAGAGGAAAAGTTTATTATCAATAATATTTATCCTCTTTATCTGCATGATTTGTCCGAGGTGTGGGAACACAAGATCAATCGTTATGGGGTGTTTGAGAATGATGATACCCGAACCTTGATTGAACAGAATCGCGTGTTTGATATTTGGTGGGAACACCCGAACGTTCTATTCCCGTATCTTATCATAGTGGATGATATACCAGCCGGTCTTGCTTTTGTGGCGACTCCGCCTTTCACACCATGTCCTCCCTATATCGATTATTACATGAATGAATTCTTCCTATTACGATATTATCGAGGAAAGGGCGTTGGAGAAGAAGCGGTGCGTCAGATTATTGAAAAGATGCCAGGTCAATGGGAAGTGCAAACCAATCCCACCGAACGAAACGAACGTGCGAAACGTTTCTGGCGCAGGACACTTAACACATGCACCAACGGAAAATACTCCGAAGAGCTTGGCCATCATCCTGAAGTTGGAGAAATGTTAGTCTTTCGCTTCAGCACGAGTTCTAACCAAGGTTAG
- a CDS encoding CD3324 family protein, which produces MKYVSASEILPEKLLHEIQKYIQGKTIYIPAPKGCRKKWGHHSGQREFLLNRNEEIRKHFRQGMNVDQLASSYCLSHDSIKKIVYNTKA; this is translated from the coding sequence ATGAAATATGTTTCAGCAAGTGAGATTTTACCGGAAAAATTACTTCATGAAATACAAAAGTATATACAAGGCAAGACCATATATATCCCCGCACCCAAAGGATGTAGAAAAAAGTGGGGGCATCATTCAGGGCAACGTGAATTTCTTTTGAACCGAAACGAAGAGATACGGAAGCATTTCCGGCAGGGAATGAATGTGGATCAACTCGCGAGTTCCTACTGTCTATCCCATGACAGCATTAAGAAGATTGTTTATAATACGAAGGCATAA
- a CDS encoding DUF5060 domain-containing protein — protein MKFIESVEQWNIFEIELQASHTFNNPFKDVNLYGEFWNGKESKQMRGFHDGGSTWKLRFMPESQGEYRFRLYSDYGNFEGLEGSFVVAAPSPGNHGPIQVTGTHFSYADGNPFFVMGTTAYAWTYLPEENRLRTLDSFQKYGFNKIRMLVFPKYMRGRGENKEFEISYEPSVFPFEGEPNSFDFQRFCPGYFQNLEDRIMDLLKLGIEADVILFHPYDCWGIDAGMQQDDQLLYINYLIARLSAYRNVWWSLANEFDVDKTPEGKTCVRMDRKDWDLFGATIKANDPHSHLISIHNIPFGFIYPNRDWMTHVSYQHPDTYTLALELKNRYKKPIVNDEYQYEGNIKEEWGNNDSETTVFRHWLSVMAGSYATHGEVIQLNDNEQDLFWAYGGTLIGKSAPRLKFMKQILETCQFQYMERDPLNTEGHHYFTLHRDMKEYLIFCRYDLPGKGLWCGPFDGTELEYEAITYDAWNCKEMGRENVTNTRSLPIKAWTVYHLKYVGQ, from the coding sequence ATGAAATTTATAGAAAGCGTTGAGCAATGGAATATTTTCGAAATCGAGCTGCAGGCCTCTCATACGTTCAATAATCCTTTCAAAGACGTTAATCTTTACGGGGAGTTTTGGAATGGAAAAGAATCAAAGCAAATGAGAGGGTTTCATGATGGGGGCTCTACTTGGAAGCTCCGATTTATGCCCGAATCGCAGGGTGAATATCGTTTCAGACTATATTCGGATTATGGCAACTTTGAAGGATTAGAGGGTTCATTCGTAGTTGCAGCCCCTTCCCCTGGGAATCACGGGCCTATCCAAGTAACGGGCACGCACTTTAGTTATGCGGACGGCAATCCGTTTTTTGTCATGGGTACTACCGCCTACGCATGGACGTACCTACCAGAAGAAAATAGACTGCGGACGTTGGATTCATTCCAAAAGTATGGCTTTAATAAAATTCGTATGCTCGTATTTCCAAAATACATGCGCGGTAGAGGCGAGAACAAAGAATTTGAAATTTCGTACGAGCCGTCTGTATTCCCATTTGAAGGAGAACCTAATTCTTTCGATTTTCAGCGGTTTTGCCCTGGGTATTTTCAAAATTTAGAAGATCGGATTATGGATTTATTAAAATTGGGAATTGAAGCGGATGTGATATTGTTCCATCCATACGATTGTTGGGGAATTGACGCTGGAATGCAGCAGGATGATCAGCTGCTATATATTAATTATTTAATTGCGCGATTGTCTGCATATAGGAACGTATGGTGGTCTTTGGCTAATGAGTTTGATGTGGATAAGACGCCCGAGGGTAAAACTTGCGTTCGGATGGATCGTAAAGACTGGGATTTGTTCGGTGCGACAATTAAGGCTAATGACCCGCACAGTCACCTAATTTCCATTCATAATATTCCGTTTGGTTTTATTTATCCTAACCGTGACTGGATGACCCATGTCAGTTATCAGCATCCAGATACTTATACGCTTGCTCTTGAATTAAAAAACAGATATAAGAAACCGATCGTGAATGATGAATATCAGTACGAAGGAAATATTAAAGAAGAATGGGGCAATAATGACAGCGAAACGACTGTATTTCGTCATTGGCTTTCAGTAATGGCCGGTTCTTATGCAACTCATGGCGAAGTTATTCAGCTTAACGACAATGAACAAGATCTTTTTTGGGCATATGGCGGTACATTGATAGGCAAGAGCGCACCTAGACTCAAGTTCATGAAGCAAATACTAGAAACTTGCCAGTTCCAATACATGGAACGGGATCCATTAAACACGGAGGGGCATCACTATTTCACTTTACACCGGGATATGAAGGAATATTTAATATTTTGCCGTTATGATCTACCTGGTAAAGGTTTGTGGTGCGGACCATTTGATGGCACTGAATTAGAGTATGAGGCAATCACATATGATGCTTGGAACTGCAAGGAAATGGGGAGAGAAAATGTTACTAATACCCGTAGCTTACCAATTAAGGCATGGACAGTTTATCACTTAAAATATGTAGGACAATAG
- a CDS encoding cupin domain-containing protein, with protein MGTNIDVWESAEPGVKRKILTASGQLMTMEVHFEAGAVGRDHNHVHEQISYCLWGQIEYHLGDETRLLLPGDVIYVPSGVKHGVTALESSALLDIFTPIREDLLR; from the coding sequence ATGGGGACGAATATTGACGTATGGGAATCGGCAGAGCCCGGAGTAAAGCGCAAGATTTTGACGGCTTCGGGACAATTAATGACGATGGAAGTGCACTTTGAAGCGGGAGCGGTCGGGCGTGACCATAATCACGTTCACGAACAAATCAGTTATTGCTTATGGGGCCAGATTGAATATCATCTTGGGGACGAGACTCGGCTGCTGCTGCCGGGAGATGTTATCTATGTGCCAAGCGGGGTAAAGCATGGCGTGACCGCCCTGGAATCTTCCGCTCTTCTGGACATCTTCACGCCAATTCGGGAAGATCTTCTACGATAA